A single region of the Elizabethkingia sp. JS20170427COW genome encodes:
- a CDS encoding glycosyltransferase family 39 protein produces MSDKIFIVIGVLILICKVFYTIFFGVKGETFEDWAIGYNLAHYGQYAEFINVGPTAYKLPIYPLFLAFFIKLFGEDAHFVIIVVQHIIYFFLPFLLLKIGETFNKRKVGMMAGYLFLCSPAYFFYSNVLEATNIFLLVFMLWVLLFSEIYVASKFTLSKIIGFGILSAIVALTQVVALPIMVFCILLLLFAKKMNIQQLVVFSVIMLMVYSPWVIRNQITFHQLILTKTPKWQNIYHSFTSEANVIDLLKIIPNNVNQDIQEQRRLTDEFYMENLYEDKVIKYMKGHYELTVLKGLQNAVLLWTVPVRYLQDNGVTILLGRKVYVLMLNFFTLWGLMLIYKRSFRLFLFFLIIFMGFTAPYMIGHASNIRFKLDFEWIQFFIVAVFLYYKGLYILDKAQ; encoded by the coding sequence TTGAGTGATAAAATTTTTATAGTCATAGGTGTATTAATTCTGATTTGTAAAGTTTTTTACACCATCTTTTTCGGAGTTAAAGGGGAAACTTTTGAAGATTGGGCTATAGGTTATAATCTGGCTCATTATGGACAATATGCAGAGTTTATCAATGTAGGCCCAACAGCTTATAAACTCCCAATTTACCCTTTGTTTTTAGCTTTTTTTATTAAACTATTTGGAGAAGATGCTCATTTTGTTATCATTGTTGTACAACATATTATCTATTTTTTCTTACCTTTTTTATTGCTAAAAATTGGAGAAACTTTTAATAAACGAAAGGTCGGGATGATGGCTGGATATCTTTTCTTATGTTCTCCTGCTTATTTTTTTTATTCCAATGTTTTAGAAGCAACTAATATTTTTCTACTAGTTTTTATGCTATGGGTGCTTTTGTTTTCTGAAATTTATGTAGCATCTAAGTTTACATTAAGTAAAATAATTGGATTTGGTATTCTATCTGCGATTGTAGCATTAACACAAGTAGTAGCACTCCCCATAATGGTGTTTTGTATTCTATTATTATTGTTTGCTAAAAAGATGAATATTCAGCAGTTGGTGGTGTTTTCTGTAATAATGCTAATGGTCTACTCTCCTTGGGTTATTCGGAATCAAATAACATTTCATCAACTCATTCTTACTAAAACACCTAAATGGCAGAATATCTACCATAGCTTTACATCTGAAGCTAATGTAATTGATCTATTAAAAATTATTCCGAATAATGTTAATCAAGATATACAAGAGCAAAGGAGATTAACGGATGAATTTTATATGGAGAATCTTTATGAAGATAAAGTTATAAAATACATGAAAGGACATTATGAGCTCACAGTACTAAAAGGATTGCAAAATGCAGTTTTATTGTGGACGGTTCCAGTGAGATACTTACAAGATAATGGTGTAACAATACTTTTGGGGAGAAAGGTGTATGTGTTGATGTTGAATTTCTTTACTCTTTGGGGGCTGATGCTAATTTATAAACGCAGTTTTAGATTGTTCTTGTTTTTTCTTATAATATTTATGGGATTCACGGCTCCATATATGATTGGCCATGCGTC
- the rpsA gene encoding 30S ribosomal protein S1 — MSKETNSAEVLLNQNVAPELFDWESFESGLNADDRKEKNELEEIYKGSLNDLEDNDVLIGKVVRLTDREAIVDINFKSEGVISLNEFRYKPDLKVGDEVEVMVDRREDKTGQLQLSHKKARTLRAWDKVNEYHETGEIVNGFVKSRTKGGMIVDVFGIEAFLPGSQIDVKPIKDYDQFVGKTMEFKIVKINHEFKNVVVSHKALIEADIEGQKKEIIAQLEKGQVLEGTVKNITSYGVFIDLGGVDGLIHITDLSWSRVNHPSEILADGQTVKVVILDFDDEKTRIQLGMKQLEAHPWDALDANLKVGDKVKGKVVVLADYGAFVEIAPGVEGLIHVSEMSWSTHLRSAGDFVKIGDEVEAEVLTIDREERKISLGMKQLTQDPWANIQEKYPVGSQHKGAVRNFTNFGVFVELEEGIDGLIYISDLSWTKKIKHPSEFCAVGDILDVVVLELDLDNRRISLGHKQLTENPWDKFEAKYAEGTIHTGKAVEVFDKGANVQFEDAEVEAFAPARLLEKEDGSKIKKGEEAQFKVIEFNKDFKRVVVSHTGIFREEERKNVKESKAVVNTTSEEKSTLGDIDALAELKRKMEEGK, encoded by the coding sequence ATGTCAAAAGAGACAAATTCAGCAGAGGTTTTATTAAACCAAAACGTAGCACCAGAACTATTTGATTGGGAATCTTTCGAAAGCGGATTAAACGCAGACGACAGAAAAGAAAAGAACGAACTAGAAGAAATCTACAAAGGTTCTTTAAACGATCTAGAAGACAATGATGTATTAATCGGTAAAGTTGTTAGATTAACTGACAGAGAGGCTATCGTAGACATCAACTTCAAATCTGAAGGTGTTATCTCTCTTAACGAATTCCGTTACAAACCAGACCTTAAAGTAGGGGATGAAGTTGAAGTAATGGTTGACAGAAGAGAAGACAAAACTGGACAATTACAACTTTCTCACAAAAAAGCTAGAACTCTTAGAGCTTGGGATAAAGTTAATGAATATCACGAAACAGGTGAAATCGTTAATGGTTTTGTTAAATCTAGAACTAAAGGAGGTATGATTGTTGACGTATTCGGTATCGAAGCGTTCTTACCTGGTTCTCAGATCGATGTTAAGCCTATTAAAGATTACGACCAATTCGTAGGTAAAACTATGGAATTCAAGATTGTTAAAATTAATCACGAATTTAAAAACGTTGTGGTTTCTCACAAAGCTCTTATCGAGGCTGATATCGAAGGTCAGAAAAAAGAAATCATCGCTCAACTTGAAAAAGGTCAAGTTCTTGAAGGTACCGTTAAAAACATCACTTCTTACGGTGTATTCATCGACCTTGGTGGCGTAGATGGATTAATCCACATTACTGATCTTTCTTGGTCTAGAGTAAACCACCCTAGCGAAATCTTAGCAGATGGACAAACTGTAAAAGTTGTTATCTTAGACTTCGACGATGAGAAAACAAGAATCCAGTTAGGTATGAAACAACTAGAAGCACACCCTTGGGATGCTCTAGATGCTAACTTAAAAGTAGGTGACAAAGTAAAAGGAAAAGTAGTTGTTCTTGCTGACTACGGTGCATTTGTAGAAATTGCTCCAGGTGTTGAAGGACTTATCCACGTTTCTGAAATGTCTTGGTCAACTCACTTAAGAAGTGCTGGTGATTTCGTGAAAATCGGTGATGAAGTAGAAGCTGAAGTGTTAACTATCGACAGAGAAGAAAGAAAAATCTCTTTAGGTATGAAACAACTTACTCAAGATCCTTGGGCTAACATTCAGGAAAAATATCCTGTAGGTTCTCAACACAAAGGAGCTGTAAGAAACTTCACTAACTTCGGTGTATTTGTTGAACTAGAAGAAGGTATCGATGGTCTTATCTACATCTCTGACCTTTCTTGGACTAAAAAAATCAAACACCCATCTGAGTTCTGCGCAGTAGGTGATATCCTTGATGTTGTAGTTCTTGAACTTGACTTAGATAACAGAAGAATCTCTTTAGGTCACAAACAACTTACTGAAAACCCTTGGGATAAATTCGAAGCTAAATATGCTGAAGGTACTATCCACACTGGTAAAGCAGTAGAAGTTTTCGATAAAGGTGCTAACGTACAATTCGAAGATGCTGAAGTAGAAGCTTTTGCTCCTGCAAGATTATTAGAAAAAGAAGATGGTTCTAAAATCAAAAAAGGTGAAGAAGCTCAATTCAAAGTAATTGAATTCAACAAAGACTTCAAGAGAGTAGTAGTTTCTCACACTGGTATTTTCCGTGAAGAAGAAAGAAAGAACGTTAAAGAATCTAAAGCTGTAGTAAACACTACTAGTGAAGAAAAATCTACTTTAGGTGATATCGACGCTCTTGCTGAACTTAAAAGAAAAATGGAAGAAGGTAAATAA